GCCTGATCGAGCGCACCGCCAGGCGAGCCCTCGCGCCGTCGCTGGCCGATTGCCGGATCATTCGCGCCCAAGGAAGCAAGCGGCACGGTGCTGTCGCTGCCATCATTCAGCAACTAACCGCCGGGCGGTAGGCTTCTTCGGGTTACCTGGGGAAGGGCTGGGCGATTCGCGAGAATCTGTCTTCACCTGACGACGATGCCCTGCTATTGTTCGCGCGTCGTTACGGACCAGAGGGCTCGTTGCGCGCGGGACAGGCTGCGCTCGGACCGCTGCTAATCTTGATTACCTGCTGGATAACCTGTCATGAAGACGGCTCAACTCGATGCGCTCGTTCGGCAAGCATGGCGGCTACCGCTCTGTGCTGGCCTGGTGCTGCTCGTGGGGATCGTACTGGCTGGCGAATCGAACGGACAAGATCCTGTACCCCAGCAGATCAACATGGATGGTCCGTTTCGGCTGCCACTGCCGCCGTACGCGCTCGATCCCAGCGTGCCTGCGGAATTCTTGCCCACTCAAACTGCACCGGCAGCCCCGCCCGTTCAGCAAGTGAATGGCCCCCTCTTTGCGCCGTTTGTTCCTGCGCCGAGCGGGCCGATTCAGTCCCCCTATCAGAACCTGCCGTCGCAGCCATCACCCTTTCAGCCTGCTCCGTTTCAGCCAGCGCCTGCACCGCCGTATGCTGCGCCGCAATTCAACGCGCCGCAGAATGGTGTGCCACAGTACCCGCCGCAGTATCAACCTTTGCCCAATCCGCCCCTCGACTATCAGCCGGGTTTTCAGCAGCCCGGCAATCAGCAGCCGGTCGCGCCGCAGTTGCCAGCCCCCGCGCCCGAAACTCCCTCCTCAACTCCACCGCCGGAAGTTGTGCCACCTCCGCCACCGGCCGAAAAATCGACCGCGCCCCTGTTGGTTGAAGAATCGGGCTGGGGTTGGTGGACGCCCAAAATGCTCGATCCCTGGGAAGGAAATGTCGAGCTCGGCATGAACGGCACGGATGGCAATAGCCAGACATTCAACATTCGCTTCGGCGTGACGGCGAAGCACAAAACAGAAACGTTCGTGCAGTCCTTGCAGTTGACGTCGATTCAGAAATCGGCCAACGGCAACACGACGGCCAATACCGCGCTGCTAGACGGCCGACTGGAATGGCCGATGCCCAACTCGCGGTTCAATTACTTTATTCACGGCCTGGCCGAATACGACGAATTCAAAGCGTTCGACGTGCGGTTGTCGGGCGATACCGGTTTCGGTTACGAGTTCATCCAAAACGACATGACCACGCTCATGGGCCGGTCGGGTCTCGCGTTTTCGCGCGAAATCGGCGGCCCCGATACGACGGTCCATCCCGAATTGCTGTTCGGCGGCGAATACAAACACAAGTTCAGTCCGACCCACTCGATCAGCATGAAGGTCGACTACTTTCCCGACGTCACCGACTTCAGCGACTTCCGCGTCAACAGCCAGGCCTCGTGGGAAATCGCGCTCTCGCAAGCCTGGGGCATGAGCCTCAAGTTCAGCGTGATCGACCGCTACGACAGCACGCCGCAAGGTGCCAAGCCCAACGATCTCGACTACAGCACGCTGCTGCTGTGGACGTTCTAGGAAGGGGCGAGAGACGAGGGGCGAGAGCAACTCCTACTTAGCCCGACGCGTTAGCGAGGGAGCTACTTCGCTAACGCCATCCGCTTGTTTCTAGTTAAACACTCTCAAACCACGTGCCCTGGCAACTGCGCTGCATACTCGCGCACGCGATCGCAGTGCGTGTAGCGATACACTTCCACACGGCCGACAATTTTGTCCGCTCTGGTCGATTCCAACTTCAGTGCGAACCAGCCGCCGCACTGCGGGCAAATCCGGCAGACATCGGGACGCGGCGGCTCAGGCAGAATGGGAACTTTCATCTGCATCACGATAACGCCACCGGTTGAGTACAATCAACGTTCGTTTTCCCGCCTCCCCGCTCTCGCCTCTTTTCGTTTGAAGCTACCGATGCCAACTCCTGCTGCGCTCATTTCGCTCGAAGATCTGCTCGCTGTGCCCAGCGGGCAAATGGAAACGATTCAAACCCATGCAGCTGGTCCGCAGGGTGAGTTGCCGCTCAGCGATACCATGCTGCGCGAGTGGTCGAGTGGCGACCTGTTTGGACTGACGCAGAATGCGGGCATGGGGTGGTCGCCGCAAGAGTTGCTCGGCCCGCAGTATTTGATTCTCAGCACGCAAGGCGGAGTGCGCGCGCCCGATGGCACGCCGATTGCGCTCGGCTATCACACTGGTCACTGGGAAGTAGGCCTGCTCGTGCAAGCGGCGGCCCGCGAGATCAAGTCGCTTGGCGGTGTGCCGTTCGCCGGGCATGTATCGGACCCTTGCGATGGCCGCACGCAGGGGACGGTCGGCATGTTCGATAGCTTGCCGTATCGCAATGACGCAGCTGTGGTGCTGCGGCGGCTGATTCGCTCGCTTCCGCAGCGGCAGGGCATTGTTGGCGTCGCGACCTGCGACAAAGGCTTGCCCGCGATGATGCTCGCCCTGGCTGGCACGTCGCAATTTCCCAGCGTGATTGTTCCCGGCGGTGTGACGTTGCCACCGAGCGAAGGCGAAGATGCCGGCAAAGTCCAGACCATTGGCGCGCGCTACGTGCAGGGTGAAATGTCGCTGCACGACGCTGCGGTCGCGGGCTGTGCCGCCTGTGCGACACCCGGTGGCGGTTGCCAATTCCTCGGTACGGCAGCCACCTCGCAAGTCATTGCCGAAGCGCTCGGCATGGCGCTACCACACTCGGCACTCGCACCGAGCGGCCAACCAATCTGGCTCGACCTGGCCACCCGCAGCGCTCGCGCGGTTCATCAACTGGCCACGCGCAAGCTGGCGCTCAAAGACATTCTCACCGAGAAGAGCCTGCATAATGCGATGGTCGTGCATGCGGCCTGCGGTGGCTCGACGAACCTGCTGCTGCACGTGCCAGCGATCGCCCATGCCGCGGGCCTGCGACGGCCAACGTCAGCTGACTGGAGCGATATCAATCGTCGCGTTCCTCGCTTCGTTTCGGTCCTGCCGAATGGTCCTGTCGCGCATCCCACCGTGCGCATGTTCCTCGCCGGCGGCGTACCCGAGATCATGCTGCATCTTCGCAATTTGAAGTTGCTCGAACTCGATGCGCTGACCGTCACCGGTCACACCTGGGGCGATGTGCTGGACTGGTGGGAACGCTCGTCGCGCCGGCAGATGGTTCGGCAAGTGCTGCAAGAGCGCGACCGCGTTCAGCCCGACGATGTCATCATTCCGCCGGCCGAAGCCAAGCACCGCGGGCTCACCAGCACCGTCTGTTTTCCGCACGGCAACATTTGTCCCGAGGGTTCGGTCATCAAGGCTACGTCCATCGATCCGGTCGTCGTGGATGCTGACGGTGTGTATCGCAAAACGGGGCCAGCCCGCGTCTTCACCAGTGAGCGCGATGCCATCAAAGCGGTGAAGGGGCAAACGCCGCAGCCCATCAAGCCGGGCGATATTCTCGTCCTCATCGGTCGCGGGCCGATGGGTTCGGGCATGGAAGAGACGTATCAGATCACGTCGGCCCTCAAGTTTTTGAAGTGGGGCCGCGAAGTGGCCGTCGTCACCGATGCCCGCTTCTCCGGCGTCAGCACCGGCGCATGCATTGGCCACGTCGGCCCCGAAGCACTCGCTGGCGGCCCGATCGGCAAAGTGCAAGACGGCGACATCATTCAGATCATCGTCGACCGCAATAACCTCGAAGGGACTGTCAACTGGATCGGTGATGGAGTGAACACGTACACTCCGGAGCAAGGGGCACTGGTCCTCGCTGCTCGCCTGCCGCGGGCTGACCTCTTTCCCGATAAAGACCTGCCCGCCGATACACGCCTGTGGGCCGCGCTCCAGCGTGTCGGCGGCGGCACCTGGGGAGGCTGCGTCTACGACGTCGACAAGATCATCGCCACCCTCGCCGCCGGCGAAGCCGCTCTCGCTAAACCGTAGGCCGGTTACTTCGTTATGGATATCTCGGAAGCTGCGTTTTTTCCTCGACACACGGTCGAGCCATTGTGTGGTGTCGCCTACTAGGGCCCTAGATTGGCAGGCTGAAAGTCGGGGAGCTGTGGCGGGTCATACCAAGTCTCCGGCCTTAAGGTTCGGTCGATTCGCTCAAGCGACCAAAAGATCTGTGCTGAGTGATTGCGACCAAACCTGTAATGGGTAAAAAAAGGGCCTGAACCTACGAGGGGAAGGTGATTGCCATGCGGGTCCACCAACGCCAAGTAACAGATCACGTAAATCACAGGTAAGAGAAGTAGCACAATCGCAATGATAAGTGGGCCGCGGTTTGTCATTGGTTCTCCGCATGAACAACACGCCACCTTGAAAAGCCACGCTGTAGTCGTTTTCGTTGTCATCTAGGATTCTAAGCTTCTTGCTTCATCGCCGCCCGAAAGTCGGCGACCCATTCTTTACTCCAGTGGCTGCCACTAACGACGAAGCGGGTGCGCGACCTCCACTTGGCTCGCCGCGAATAACATTGGAGCAACCCGCCGGCGGGAACGTCGGGGCCGAGCGCATGGCGACAGAGTTCGCAAGTCGAGCGGTTGCGATACAAGGCGGCGGCCAGTTCGACGCGGTCTAAGTGCCAATTGAAGAAGAGGCGGACGCGAAAATCCTTCGTCGAGTTTAGCCACGAGTCTTTCAAGCAGCCCGCAAATACGAAATTGCGGTCGACGATAGTGCGATACGCGGCCTCAAACGGCTTGGTGGGCCAAACCGAGTGCCGGGCGATCCAGAGATTGGCTGCTTGGAAGGCATCCAGAATCAATTGTTGCTTGGCGAGCGGAGTAGCCGCGGCATGAAAGGCAGCGAAGTCGAAGGGCCAGCGATATCGGCAGACGCCGGGCACGTGCGGCGGAAGTTCGGAAATCTCGTCACTGAATTCCCAAACGAGCTTAGCCGTTTTGACTGTGCGAACCTGCTCGTGGAGAGCCGCCAGGTAAGGTTCAACGACTGAAGTCGACTCACGATGAAACCGTTGCACGAAGCCACCCTGATAGCGGTCAACAATCGCTTCGTCGGCGTGGATTGAGAAATCGCGGAGGAACATGGTTCGCGGCCGGCCAAGTTAGAGTTGCTATCACCTTTCGCAGGGTGCCCGTTATCTTGCCGTGGAGGGCGGGAAATTCAATGAAAAATCCTGGGGAGCGTTTGACCAGACTTGCCACGCGCGGGTGTTTTCTTGAAGCAGGCAAGCTCTTCTGCACTTTAGACGCACCTGAACCTAAATTGCTACCTACGTCCTGACTGCCCTTGGCTTGGGTACAAGACACAGCCGGCCTTCCGGCATTTTCTGCTTTTCAAGCAGCCTGGTGTCGACTAGAATCCGGGGGCATAAACCCTTCCTAAGAAGTATTTGATGGCTACCCGGTCGCTGCCATGAACACCAGTTGCTCATCGATTCGCCTGGTGGCCGCGCTGGCAATCTTGCTGCTGCCGGTGGCCTATGTTGAGTGCTACGTGATTCTGGTGCATCCCGGGCGCGCCTCGCACGGCACCGATTTTCGAATCATTTCGAACTATGCCAGCGACAGTGACTGGGACGACTACGTCTTCTGGCCATTGGAACAGGTGCACCGCAGACTGTTGCCCGCGCAGTGGGACGGCGTAGAACCGAGCAAGTACGTTCGCCCCCCCAACTTGCCCCTCAAGCGTGGCAAAGCATCGCCCTAGTGCTTAGCCGGGGAACGCGCCAACCAACATGCTTGGGGAGTGCGAAAAAAAGAAAGCCCTGGCAGCGGTCGCGGGTGCAACGCACTGCCAGGGATTTTGGACTGATCTTCCGAATCGCTGCGGGTGTGAGCGTCGCCACAGGTCACCCGGGCGGCATCCGGCTGAAGATCGGGCCAGCGCCACCCATGATGCGCGTCCCCCCGTTGGTAGTCAATTATCTCCAGCGAATTGGCAGAAAAAGGCCAGCAGTGCGAGTTTATTTGCCACGAATCAGGCCCCGCTGAAATCAAGAGTTTTTCGCTGTGATGCCAGTCATGCTAGTCCATCAGCCAAGCCGCTAGCAGCAGTTTTTTTCTGCCCTACGTGCACAGTAGCGAAAAAAGTAATGTCAAATAGGCGAAATGCGAGATAATCACTACAGTGGGGAGCAGCCTCCCTGCCTGGGACAGGCTCGCCCGCAAAGTCTTCCCAGCTTGATGGTCTACCCTGATTTACTATCCCACCAAAACGGGTAAAATCCGTTCGAGGCTGACCCCTCTCCAGGTCAGATGGCCGAAAACGTTCGACTGAAATCCACTTTCTCATCTCCCCTGAAGTGGAAGTTGGTCATCCTTCCTGCCGTTCACCCCGCCCAAACGCACATCATGCTTCTAGCCCCGCTAGCCAACCTGCTGATTTTGCGCCCCAGTCGTCACGTGATCCCGACTCCCGACAAGGAGCGACGGTTGATTCCGTTTCGAGGGGGGCACTTAGAGATTTTCGTCACGCGCACGGGCGACCCCGACGTCGATCCGCAATACTTCACGCTGGCCTTTCCCGGAACCGAAGGTCGAGCCGAGAAGTACCCGACCGATCCGCTCGATCAGTGGAGCGACATCCCCGGCGAAATCTGGACGGTGAACCCGCCCGGTTACGGTAAGAGCACCGGCTGGGCGAAGTTGTCGAAGCTGGCCAAAGCAGCCGATACGGTCTATCGGGCTTTCGAACGGGAGGCGAGCGGGCGACCGATGCTCCTCTCGGCCTTCAGCATGGGAACGTTGTCCGCCTTGCACCTGGCCGCGAATCAGTCCGTGAATGGACTGATCTTGCGAAATGCCCTGCCGCTCAAGTCGGTGATTATGGAACACCACGGCTGGAAGGGTCTCTGGCTGGGAACCTACTTTCTGACGTGGGAAGTGCCACGCGCCTTGGATGCCCTAAGGAATGCCCGCCGCTGCAACGTGCCGGCGGTCTTCCTGGTCTCAGGCAAGGATGAAGTCGTCTATCCGCACTTGCAACAGCGCGTCATCGATCGCTACTCGGGACCGAAGCAAGTTCTGCAATTGCCGCGGGCCGGGCACAACACCGGGCTGACGAAGCGCGAGCGCGAGACCTATGGCCAGCTATTGCAATGGCTGAGGATGCGAGTGTTGCCACCTTATGCGTGCGCACTGAACGACCGCTCGGCATATGTGCCGCAAGCGATACCGCAGGATTGCGAAAACGGCGTGTGGGTCGCATAGCCGCTCTGACGCTTTTAGAGTGCCTCCGCGGCCTGTATTGTCGCGGCGAATGCGCCGAGCAACTCGCTGGCTTGCGCGGCAGTCAAAATGCAACGATCGTAGTGCAGGCCAATGTGCAGCTTGGCGGCATACGTCACGATTGAAAACGCCACTTGTGTGAAGGGCCTGAGCGGCGGAATCAGCTCGATCGCCGCGAGGGTAACATCACCGGCCTGCAAGTGGCCGGTTTCATCGCGCGGCAACGGCACCTGGCTGTAAGGATCGCCGAGATTCGTCAGGACTGTCGTGGCTCGACAGCGCTGGTCGTCAGTCATCGAGCCTAATCGCCCCAGGGAACGGAGCAGGCCGAGCATCAGCGGAAAGATGAGCCCCAGGCGATGCCGCTTGATGCGATTCATCTGCTGCTGAATGCTCGCCAGGAGTGGCGCGGGCTGCTGCAAGAGCGGGTCGCGACGATCGATAAAGACCATGCTCACGACATTCGCCGCGGTGAGCTTCGCTTCGCTGGCTAACCGCAGGTTCACAGGCACGCTGATGCGGAGCCAATCGCGTTGCGAGTTTTCGCCCTGCGACCGTTGCCAACGATCGAGCGTCAGAAGCAAGTCGCGAATGAGCAAATCATTGAGCGAAGTGCCCAGTTTTTTGGCGCGCTGCCGGAGTGCTGCGGTTTCCTCCGGCGCAAGCGTGTGCGTTAACCAACCGGGCGAATAACTCTGCCCTGCTTCGCCCTGCACCGGCAAAGCCGAAGTGAGTGGCGCGGCACGATGCAGATTGAAGCGAATTGTGTTCGGCAAACCGAGGAGCAACCGCGGCACGCGCGCCAGCAGACCGAGCGAGGAAAACCAAAACTCACCGCGGCCCGGCAGCCGGTGAACATCGCGCGGCGCGGGCCTGCTCGTGGCGTCACTGGCAATTAAGGCATGGTAGTGCTGCAGCCAATCGCTGACAAAGCCAAACAGCCCCAGGCCATCGACGGCAGCATGATGTGCACAAAGCACCAGGTCGACTTGCTCGCCCTGCGCGCTGGCCAAAACTTGCAGCGCTGCCTGGTGATCCAAATCGAGAGCGGCAGTTGTGACCTCTGTGAGAGGTTCTGTCGACCAACTCAGCGGCAAGGCCGAACCTGCCGGGAGTTCGCGCCACTGCGGCCGCGCGGGGTTGGTGCGATCGAGTCGCGCAGCCAGCAGCGGATGCATGGCCAGCGTTTCGCGCAGCGACGTTTCCAGGGCCGTTCGATTCACCTGACCGCGCAACCGCAGTCGACACCAGATGTGCATCGGGTACGCCGGCCGATCGTCGAGCACCATGTATTCTTCAAACGGCGCGAGTCGGTGCGAGAGGGGTGCGGCCACTGGGCAAGTTCTCTTCCTCGAAAGCTCAAATATTCACGGCGACGGAACCGGCAACGACTATAACGCAAACCCGCCCGTCCTGCGCACTTTTCACTCTGACGCGAGGCTGGCACCGCAGCTACAACTAGGATTCTTCGCCAGTTTCTGGCCGCAAGAGAATCCACCAAGCCGACCATCGGCTCGAACAAAAGCGTGAAGCAACATGGCTGGTGAGCTGCAGAGTCGTCGAGCTTGGATCTTTGAACATCACGATGCTCTCGTGGCCGCCGTGGCGATCGCCGGACTGGTGACGCACGTGATGATGGCCTATGGACTGCGCACCAGTGAGTTCGCCGCGAACGTGCCACTCTGGGCGGCGCTAGTGCTGGGCGGCATCCCCGTGCTATTGGAACTTGCCTACAACGCCAGCCAGGGAAAGTTTGGTGCCGATTGGCTGGCAGGCATTTCGATCATTACCGCAATCCTGCTTGGGCAATATCTGGCCGGG
Above is a window of Anatilimnocola aggregata DNA encoding:
- a CDS encoding DUF481 domain-containing protein; this encodes MKTAQLDALVRQAWRLPLCAGLVLLVGIVLAGESNGQDPVPQQINMDGPFRLPLPPYALDPSVPAEFLPTQTAPAAPPVQQVNGPLFAPFVPAPSGPIQSPYQNLPSQPSPFQPAPFQPAPAPPYAAPQFNAPQNGVPQYPPQYQPLPNPPLDYQPGFQQPGNQQPVAPQLPAPAPETPSSTPPPEVVPPPPPAEKSTAPLLVEESGWGWWTPKMLDPWEGNVELGMNGTDGNSQTFNIRFGVTAKHKTETFVQSLQLTSIQKSANGNTTANTALLDGRLEWPMPNSRFNYFIHGLAEYDEFKAFDVRLSGDTGFGYEFIQNDMTTLMGRSGLAFSREIGGPDTTVHPELLFGGEYKHKFSPTHSISMKVDYFPDVTDFSDFRVNSQASWEIALSQAWGMSLKFSVIDRYDSTPQGAKPNDLDYSTLLLWTF
- a CDS encoding YjhG/YagF family D-xylonate dehydratase, with translation METIQTHAAGPQGELPLSDTMLREWSSGDLFGLTQNAGMGWSPQELLGPQYLILSTQGGVRAPDGTPIALGYHTGHWEVGLLVQAAAREIKSLGGVPFAGHVSDPCDGRTQGTVGMFDSLPYRNDAAVVLRRLIRSLPQRQGIVGVATCDKGLPAMMLALAGTSQFPSVIVPGGVTLPPSEGEDAGKVQTIGARYVQGEMSLHDAAVAGCAACATPGGGCQFLGTAATSQVIAEALGMALPHSALAPSGQPIWLDLATRSARAVHQLATRKLALKDILTEKSLHNAMVVHAACGGSTNLLLHVPAIAHAAGLRRPTSADWSDINRRVPRFVSVLPNGPVAHPTVRMFLAGGVPEIMLHLRNLKLLELDALTVTGHTWGDVLDWWERSSRRQMVRQVLQERDRVQPDDVIIPPAEAKHRGLTSTVCFPHGNICPEGSVIKATSIDPVVVDADGVYRKTGPARVFTSERDAIKAVKGQTPQPIKPGDILVLIGRGPMGSGMEETYQITSALKFLKWGREVAVVTDARFSGVSTGACIGHVGPEALAGGPIGKVQDGDIIQIIVDRNNLEGTVNWIGDGVNTYTPEQGALVLAARLPRADLFPDKDLPADTRLWAALQRVGGGTWGGCVYDVDKIIATLAAGEAALAKP
- a CDS encoding alpha/beta hydrolase produces the protein MAENVRLKSTFSSPLKWKLVILPAVHPAQTHIMLLAPLANLLILRPSRHVIPTPDKERRLIPFRGGHLEIFVTRTGDPDVDPQYFTLAFPGTEGRAEKYPTDPLDQWSDIPGEIWTVNPPGYGKSTGWAKLSKLAKAADTVYRAFEREASGRPMLLSAFSMGTLSALHLAANQSVNGLILRNALPLKSVIMEHHGWKGLWLGTYFLTWEVPRALDALRNARRCNVPAVFLVSGKDEVVYPHLQQRVIDRYSGPKQVLQLPRAGHNTGLTKRERETYGQLLQWLRMRVLPPYACALNDRSAYVPQAIPQDCENGVWVA